One genomic region from Polynucleobacter sp. MWH-P3-07-1 encodes:
- the tsaE gene encoding tRNA (adenosine(37)-N6)-threonylcarbamoyltransferase complex ATPase subunit type 1 TsaE, which produces MTQSQTQIKHCRQESETATLGQGLGKAIAKIWTANPSAHLNLALEGDLGAGKTTFARYLIQGLGHTGKVKSPTYTLCEPYPIQIDQNPVTIYHFDLYRMRSPLEWQEAGFAEYFDTPGLCLIEWPEKAENTLPSFDLVMTLTAGDTEAERVISLSAKSTAGKQLLDQI; this is translated from the coding sequence ATGACACAGAGCCAAACCCAGATAAAGCATTGTAGGCAAGAAAGCGAGACTGCGACCCTCGGTCAGGGTCTAGGCAAAGCCATCGCTAAGATCTGGACAGCCAATCCAAGCGCTCACCTCAATCTCGCTCTAGAGGGTGATCTAGGGGCTGGCAAGACCACTTTTGCACGCTATCTCATTCAAGGGCTAGGACATACGGGGAAGGTGAAGAGTCCCACCTATACCCTCTGTGAACCTTATCCAATCCAGATTGATCAAAACCCCGTCACCATCTATCACTTTGATCTCTATCGCATGCGCTCTCCGCTCGAGTGGCAAGAGGCAGGCTTTGCCGAGTACTTTGATACACCAGGATTGTGTTTAATTGAGTGGCCCGAGAAGGCTGAGAATACTTTACCGTCATTTGATCTCGTAATGACATTGACCGCCGGTGACACCGAGGCTGAGAGAGTCATTAGCCTGAGTGCCAAAAGTACTGCTGGCAAGCAATTACTCGACCAAATCTAG
- a CDS encoding N-acetylmuramoyl-L-alanine amidase has protein sequence MKHSSPANLSRRQHLKTSAKLLGFVLLLGEIEIAWGAKILGVRMWPSEDYTRITLESDTPLPITQQVLTNPDRLVVDVQNLELNSTLKDIVAKVKPNDPYVSQIRVGQYQPNVVRLVFDLKEPIKPQLFTLDPIGEYQYRMVFDLYPTTPPDPLMELVKSSARKEQALVKSNEEIDQIAQFASKPDKGPPVAQAIPDVKTPKAAAKYKRLITIAIDAGHGGEDPGAIGAAGSREKNVVLSIAKRLNQKIESEDYMRPFLTRDGDYFVPLHVRVQKARAVQADLFVSIHADAFIERDAKGASVFALSQMGASSTTARWMANKENASDLIGGINIKTQDRQVANLLLDMSTTAQINDSLQVGNSVLRQIGGFAALHKGKVEQASFAVLKAPDIPSILVETAFISNPQEEARLNDDAYQDRIAEAILKGIKEYFSKNPPVARRVNS, from the coding sequence ATGAAGCACTCTAGCCCTGCCAATCTCTCAAGAAGACAGCATCTCAAGACTTCGGCCAAGCTTCTAGGCTTTGTCCTCCTCTTAGGAGAAATTGAGATCGCTTGGGGCGCCAAGATTCTGGGTGTAAGGATGTGGCCCTCTGAAGACTACACCCGCATAACACTCGAGTCAGATACTCCGCTACCCATTACGCAGCAAGTATTAACTAACCCAGATCGATTGGTAGTGGATGTCCAAAACCTGGAACTCAATTCCACCCTCAAAGACATCGTTGCCAAGGTCAAGCCCAATGATCCTTATGTTTCACAAATTCGGGTTGGGCAATATCAACCCAATGTGGTGCGCTTAGTCTTTGATCTCAAAGAGCCAATTAAGCCGCAGCTCTTTACCCTTGACCCAATTGGTGAGTACCAATACCGCATGGTATTTGATCTCTACCCAACTACCCCGCCCGACCCTTTAATGGAGTTAGTCAAAAGTAGTGCTCGCAAAGAGCAGGCCCTAGTTAAATCCAATGAAGAAATCGACCAAATTGCCCAGTTTGCTAGCAAGCCTGATAAAGGTCCACCAGTTGCACAGGCCATTCCGGATGTGAAGACCCCTAAGGCAGCCGCTAAATATAAACGTCTAATCACGATTGCTATCGATGCCGGCCATGGTGGCGAAGATCCTGGTGCAATTGGTGCAGCAGGCTCGAGAGAAAAGAACGTAGTGCTTTCGATTGCCAAACGCCTCAATCAAAAGATTGAAAGCGAAGACTATATGCGCCCTTTTTTAACCAGAGACGGTGATTACTTTGTACCCCTACATGTCCGAGTGCAAAAAGCCCGCGCAGTCCAAGCGGATTTATTTGTTTCAATCCATGCAGATGCTTTTATTGAAAGAGATGCCAAGGGTGCTTCCGTCTTTGCACTCTCCCAAATGGGGGCTTCGAGCACGACTGCCAGATGGATGGCCAATAAAGAGAATGCTTCGGATCTGATTGGTGGCATCAATATCAAAACCCAAGACCGGCAAGTGGCCAATCTCTTACTGGATATGTCGACCACGGCGCAAATTAATGACTCACTTCAGGTCGGCAACTCGGTTTTAAGGCAAATTGGTGGTTTTGCCGCCTTACACAAAGGCAAAGTAGAGCAGGCCAGCTTTGCCGTTCTCAAGGCCCCAGATATCCCCTCGATCCTGGTTGAGACTGCCTTTATCAGCAATCCCCAAGAGGAAGCCAGACTCAATGATGACGCCTATCAGGACCGAATTGCTGAGGCCATTTTGAAGGGAATTAAAGAGTATTTCTCGAAGAATCCGCCAGTAGCCAGACGGGTGAACTCCTAA